In Periplaneta americana isolate PAMFEO1 chromosome 3, P.americana_PAMFEO1_priV1, whole genome shotgun sequence, the following are encoded in one genomic region:
- the LOC138696113 gene encoding uncharacterized protein isoform X2 — protein sequence MEPLQGRGSFLLNLVLLLGGACFSEGSVRPASVANIREVLVWGSERDVQKEIKDGVLLPPLPNAGDFWSRSTNLIIEPDVNPKPGLSQVLLTPVVAVEVKAVRKDGDIPPMPYVDSSQFRRSNAKPEGSPAGSVPATKKFTGKLVEGVKIVPEKVKPEKLKVASKKQEVAVQSSTEDKPAAQHDANPPVWSHALLSDELSDPFGRLPSNEEYDRSSRFTHSILYGFDTGF from the coding sequence GGACGCGGGTCATTTCTGCTGAACTTGGTACTGCTTCTGGGAGGAGCGTGCTTCAGCGAAGGTTCCGTGAGACCAGCCTCAGTCGCGAATATCCGCGAGGTGCTGGTCTGGGGTTCAGAAAGAGACgttcaaaaagaaataaaagacggTGTTCTCCTACCCCCACTTCCAAACGCCGGCGACTTTTGGAGCAGGTCCACGAACCTGATCATCGAGCCTGACGTGAATCCCAAACCAGGCTTGTCCCAGGTGCTGCTTACTCCAGTAGTCGCCGTCGAGGTCAAGGCCGTCAGAAAGGACGGGGACATTCCTCCGATGCCGTATGTGGACTCATCGCAGTTCAGGCGCAGCAACGCTAAACCTGAGGGCAGTCCTGCTGGAAGTGTCCCGGCCACGAAGAAGTTCACAGGGAAGCTCGTCGAGGGAGTCAAGATTGTCCCAGAGAAGGTGAAGCCGGAGAAGCTCAAAGTCGCGAGCAAGAAGCAGGAGGTCGCGGTGCAGTCCTCGACGGAGGACAAGCCCGCGGCGCAGCACGACGCGAACCCGCCCGTCTGGAGCCACGCATTGTTGTCCGATGAGCTCTCCGACCCTTTTGGCCGACTGCCTTCGAACGAGGAGTACGACCGCAGCAGCCGTTTCACTCATTCTATTCTCTATGGCTTCGATACTGGATTCTGA
- the LOC138696113 gene encoding uncharacterized protein isoform X1, with amino-acid sequence MMNNKMFYEEGRGSFLLNLVLLLGGACFSEGSVRPASVANIREVLVWGSERDVQKEIKDGVLLPPLPNAGDFWSRSTNLIIEPDVNPKPGLSQVLLTPVVAVEVKAVRKDGDIPPMPYVDSSQFRRSNAKPEGSPAGSVPATKKFTGKLVEGVKIVPEKVKPEKLKVASKKQEVAVQSSTEDKPAAQHDANPPVWSHALLSDELSDPFGRLPSNEEYDRSSRFTHSILYGFDTGF; translated from the coding sequence GGACGCGGGTCATTTCTGCTGAACTTGGTACTGCTTCTGGGAGGAGCGTGCTTCAGCGAAGGTTCCGTGAGACCAGCCTCAGTCGCGAATATCCGCGAGGTGCTGGTCTGGGGTTCAGAAAGAGACgttcaaaaagaaataaaagacggTGTTCTCCTACCCCCACTTCCAAACGCCGGCGACTTTTGGAGCAGGTCCACGAACCTGATCATCGAGCCTGACGTGAATCCCAAACCAGGCTTGTCCCAGGTGCTGCTTACTCCAGTAGTCGCCGTCGAGGTCAAGGCCGTCAGAAAGGACGGGGACATTCCTCCGATGCCGTATGTGGACTCATCGCAGTTCAGGCGCAGCAACGCTAAACCTGAGGGCAGTCCTGCTGGAAGTGTCCCGGCCACGAAGAAGTTCACAGGGAAGCTCGTCGAGGGAGTCAAGATTGTCCCAGAGAAGGTGAAGCCGGAGAAGCTCAAAGTCGCGAGCAAGAAGCAGGAGGTCGCGGTGCAGTCCTCGACGGAGGACAAGCCCGCGGCGCAGCACGACGCGAACCCGCCCGTCTGGAGCCACGCATTGTTGTCCGATGAGCTCTCCGACCCTTTTGGCCGACTGCCTTCGAACGAGGAGTACGACCGCAGCAGCCGTTTCACTCATTCTATTCTCTATGGCTTCGATACTGGATTCTGA